A segment of the Salvelinus namaycush isolate Seneca chromosome 3, SaNama_1.0, whole genome shotgun sequence genome:
CACAGAACTGTTTGTGCTCTTGTCAACTccattgttgtaattgtcaagccaaacatttCTCTCTGTGGCATTcggtctctcttcctccctaccccctccctctctctctcttgctctctctctctccctctgtctgtcttcttccctcccttcctcccccttctctcaggTTCACAGGTATTGTGTACCCCTTTAGACATCGAATGAGGCCTGTGGCTGCTCTCGTCACCATCCTCTTCATCTGGGTGCTGGCGTTTGCTGTAATCTGCCCCTCGGCCGCTACCCTGACCATCATTCACCTGGAGGACACCTACCTGGTCCAGGACAACCAGACATACCCTGTCTTCGTCTGCTTCGAGAAATGGCCCCGGCCCGAGATGCGTCGTGTCTACACCATGGTCATCTTCGTGCACGTGTACCTGGCCCCCCTGGGTGTCATCAGCATCATGTATGGCTGCATCGTTGCCAAGCTCTCAGTCAACCTGAGGCAGGTGAGGCTGGCAGAGGTGCGGAGGGCCCATTCCCAGCGCAGGGTTAAAGTGATCAACATGCTAATCATGGTGGCGGTGCTCTTCATGGTGTCATGGCTGCCTCTGTGGACGTTAATGCTGCTGACTGACTACAGGGATCTGGACACGCAGCAGATTGACTTCCTCAGCAGCTACCTGTTCCCTGTGGCCCACTGGCTGGCCTTCTTTAACAGCGGGATTAACCCCATCATCTATGGCTTCTTCAATGAGAACTTCCGCAGGGGGTTCCAGGCTGCAGTGGCCTGCAGGTCCTGTTCACAAAAAACAACAACGGGGGTGGTTAATACACACTTCAACTTCCCTCCCCCTAACAGAGTATTTAACGAGAACCCTGAGTCCTCTGGTGGGAGGAAAGGCCACTGCTCTAAGGGCACTCCTAAGGTTGTCCCACATGGAACCAATGGAATCCTCCTGGATGACATTAACAGGAATGCTGGACTCAACAGGGTGATTGGAGCCTGGGTGGAGTGATTCTAATTAGGGCTGGGACGATTATAGATTAATTGTTGTGCAAATGGCCATGGTTATTGCAATAATTGAGCTTGTAATGCATCATAATGCATCTTTACAAATTAGCTATGAGATACCTAAGGAATACAACATAGCTTTGTTGACACACCCCTGTCTCAAAAACAAATCATTTTGACTGCTGGGAACTTTTGGAAATGAAGCTTCTATTAACTATTAACCATGCTGTTCTGCTTGCAAAATGATAACCAACGTTACCCACTCATGGTGTAGGTGTGGTTCCCTTGCGCACACTGAATATATGTAATTCAACCACTGAAAACACTCCCATTGTTGGCCAACAGATTTCACTCAATAGGGTGAAAGTACATTTATCTAAAGCCATCCCTTTGAATACGGTGTCCCTTTAAATCAAATTTTCTCGACAAACTCACTATAATATGTATCATGAGAATGGGTTCAGAATAGGGATCAATCGAAGCAAGCCATGTAAATACACACATATTCATCACCAATTGGTAGATTTTAAAATACGCTGATTTTATAGATTATTTAGCCTTAGGAAAGTATTTATAAACCATACataaacagggttggagagccttcACACACAAAATATATTGGTGAATCAAAATTACAGTGGTTTGATTTATCCTGAAAGTTGCCATATTCAATAGATCAACCCATTAAATATTGGAAGGTGAGAAAGGTGTACAATAGAAGTTGAACAGTAGTCCAATAAATCCACGGACTGTGATGACAACGGTCCAGTCGCCATGAACCGtgcgccaggctccaggtttaaactgctatGTATGGTCTGCTTCCCATAATGATTTAAAAAGGCTACGTGTCCCAAATTGTTGCACAACTTTTAATACGCTAATACTGTATGTCCACTATTGCTAGCGACCCTCCGAAACAACCACATGGACGTGACAGAGGGAAAAAAGGGAGGCCTAGACGATGTAATGGAATGTTGCAAAATGTAGAGTACAAATTTAAGGAAATGAACGGTCCCtgcactaaagtgacagttattatgtacagtgccttcagaaagtattcatacccctttacgtattccacattttgtgttacagcctgaattcaaaatgtattaaatatattgtTTTACAAACAAtcccacataatgacaaagtgaaaagatgtTTATAGACatgtttctacattgtagaataatagcgaagacatcaaaactatttaataaaacatatggaatatatgtacttcaaagtagccaaccttgacttgatgacagctttgcacattcttggcattctctcaaccagcttcatgaggtagtcacctggaatgcatttaaattaacaggtgtgacttgttaaagttaatttgtagaatttctttatTTCTTAATGTgtctgagccaatcagttgtgttgtgacaagttagggttggtatacagaagatagccctatttggtaaaataccaactccatattatggcaagaacagctcaaataagcaaagagaaacgacagttaatcattactttaagacatgaaggtcattcaatccggaaaatgtcaagaactttgaaagtttctagatgtgcagtcgcaaaaaccgtcaagcgctatgatgaaactggctctcatgaggaacgacacaggaaaggaagacccagagttacctctgctggagaggatatgttcattacagttaccagcctcagaaatgtcagcccaaataaatgcttcacacagttcaagtaacagacacatctcaacatcaactgttcagagaagactgtgtgaatcaggccttcatggtcaaattgctacaaagaaaccactactaaaaggacaccaataataataagagacttgcctgggtcaagaaacacaagcaatggatattagactggTGTAaatcccaccatgaagcatggaggaggaggtgtaatggtgctttgctggttacactgtctgtgatttatttagaattcaaggcacacttaaccagcatggctactacagcattctgcagaaatacaccatcccatctgatttgcgcttattgggactatcatttgttttcaacacagttctaggctgtgtaaggactatttgtccaagaaggagagtgatgcatcagatgacctggtctgcacaatcacctgacctcaacccaatttttatttatatatattttttacctttatttaactaggcaagtcagttaagaacaaattcttattttcagtgacggcctaggaacagtgggttaactgccttgttcaggggcagaacaacagatttttaccttgccagctcggggattcaatcttgcaaccttttggttacaagtccaacgctctaaccactaggctacctgctgccacattagatggtttgggatgagttggaccgcagaatgaaggaaaaacagccaacaagtactcagcatatgtgggaactccttcaagactgttggaaaagcattccaggtgaagctggttgagagaatgcaaagagtgtgcaaagctgtcatcaaggctggctactttgaagaatctaaaaactaaaatatattttgatatgtttaacacttttttggttacaacatgattccatatgtgttatttcatagttttgatgtctttgatGCCATGTAGTCCAAGATAGAATTGTGATCAGGCATACAGtttatctggggaagggtaaaaaGCCATTTGTAGAGTGTTGAACGGaaccaagagcacagtggtctccatcagtgggaaattgaaaaaatatggaGCTACCCAGACTCTCCATAGATCTGGCCGTCCGACGAAACTGAGCAACCGGgtaagaaggaccttggtcagggaggtgaccaagaacccaatgaccactctgacagaactacagagtttcttgtctgagatgggagaaccttcaagaaggacaacagtctctaaaGCACTTCAACAATCTGGGCATTATGGgggagtggtcagacggaagacactcctgagaaaaaggcacatgatagcacGCCTGAGAGCTTAAGGTATGAGACAAAAATTGGTACTCTTTCGCTTGAATGCAAAgcactatgtctggagaaaaccaggcacagctcgtCACCTGTCTTACActatccctaccgtgaagcatgtgatggcagcatcatgctatggggatgcttttcagcggtaaggagactggtaaggatagagggaacaatgtattgagccaaatacaggcaaatccttgatgaaaacctgcttcagagtgcaaatgacctttgactggggcgaagatttacattacaacaggacaatgaccccaagcatacaaccaaagcaacgctggaatggcttcagaacaagaatgtgaaagttcCTTGAGCgacccagccaaagcccagacttgagtcccattgaaaatctgtggaatgacttaaAGACTGCTGTTCACCACCGCGTTCACCACCAAAtctagatgtgcaaagctgatacagacatacccaagactaCAAAGTATGGActcgggggtgtgaatacttatgtaaattagatatttctgtatttcattctcAATAAATTTgccaattttattttattttttaagtcaaggggtatgaataccttctgaaggcactgtatgtgggtATTATTGACGATGGCTTCTGATAGCGGCTAATATTTAATATAATAGaaatggtaaaaaaatatataatagtCTGGGCACAGACTTAAAACATTCTAGAGTGCATAAATCAAATCGATATGTTCGGTGCTACTGTCCGTGCGCACCGATTTCCATACAGCCTCGGCTTGGGTTTCCAAGTTTCACCCTTGCAAATGATGAAGCCATAGGCATACAATAAAATTGTGGAATAACAACAGATATTTATACTTCCCTGTGGAAAAGGGGCCTGTACATCACCCCTCCCACTCCCTTGCTGCCTGGAGGTGAGCCCTCCCCTCATTTGTCACCACACACCTCCATCAAAGctcattaaaacttcttgtcaataggggtgcgctattttcactttggaaaaaatcgtgcccaaattaaactgcctcgtactctattctagatcatacaatatgcatattattattactattggatagaaaacactgtcaagtttctaaaactgtttgaattatatctgtgagtaaaacagaactcattttgcagcaaacttccatacaggaagtgaaaaatctgaaaacgaggctctgttccagggcctgcctattcaactggcttatatttatcgatatgcatgcacttcataggccttccactagatgtaaacggggaatggggtgtctagcttgatctgaggtcgaacaagagcttttggagtggcaggtcaggaatttcctttctctacctaggcgcgcgaagcacctccatattgtcttctgataagcgttcggtatacacggctaatatctccggctctgattttatttgatacatgtgataataacatcgtaaagtatgttttttcaaccaagttttatcagattattcaacgtttatcgggacttttggagttttccgttctttgcgtcgagagaaactgggaacgtcatcaacattggctagcattgtggcgcgaattcgacaggagaaaaggacattctaaaaccaaacaacgatttattctggaaataggactccttgtacaagattctgatggaagctcagcaaaagtaagaacaatttatgatgttatttcgtatttctgtggaaaatgttatttctattctccgccgttttggcgggcgctgtctcgcaataacgcaagctgtttgttatagtaaagttattaaaaaaaaatctaacacagcggttgcattaagaaccagtgtatctttcatttgctgtacaacatgtattttttagtaaagtttatgatgggttctttggttagattaggtgagtgtccaaaatagctcctgacattctggggaaatgttgctacattttcacaatgtataaccacggattgcagctctaaatatgcacattttcgaacaaaacataagtgtattgtataacctgatgttataagactgtcatctgatgaagttgttcaaggttagtgattaattttatatcttttgctggtttttgcgaatgctatctatgcggtgaataaatgcgtttgtgtgtttggctattgtggtaagctaatataatgctatattgtgttttagctgtaaaacacttaaaaaaatcggaaatattggctggattcacaagatgtttatctttcatttactgtacaccatgtatttttcataaatgttttatgatgagtatttaggtatttcacgttgctctctgtaattattctggctgctttggtgatatttttgatggtagctgcaatgtaaaactatgatttatacctcaaatatgcaaattttcgaacaaaacataaatttattgtataacatgttataagactgtcatctgatgaagttgtttcttggttagtgactaattatatctctatttggtcggttttgtgatagctacctatgcggtagaaacatggtgaaaatatgcggttgagtctttggctattgtggttagctaatagaaatacatattgtgttttcgctgtaaaacattttaaaaatcggaaatgatggctggattcacaagatgtttatctttaatttgctgtattggacttgtgatttcatgaaaattatattatatgatatccctgtcccgttaggctaggctatgctagtcagcttttttgatgaggatgctcccggatccgggatgggtattaagtaaaGACCAATCACGTGCACCTGAAAGAGGTGGGCCTACCCCTTTAAATGCCCCCACCTGCAGTTATTAGCCCTCTTTCAACCAAACTAGCATGTGACCGCACAGATGCGGTCATTGACAGTGAGTATCATACGAATGTGGTATGTGGCGGCCAAGTTGGAGTTATTCCTTTTGTTATGTGACTGTAAATACATATTATATTTCTCCCTACAGCATGGGTGCTAATTTGATTGTGCTTGTTTGTTGCCCATAGAGCACTAATATTGTACATAGATGCTAATGTGTATCTTTGAGCCTTCCAGTTTGATGACATAAGTATAAGTATGTTTGCCCTTTATTGCCCAAGTTAATGGCATATTGTATAAACAATGTCTTGTTTCTATTCATCCTAGTGAACAAAATCTTCATCCCTCACCTATATCACCATCTATCACATCTGTTAACTGTAACACCGTCTGAAGCCTACAAAGACCAATGATACAAATCTATTCAATAAAAGATCAAAAGGCTACCCTCTCCTTGTGTTCGTGCAGACCTACCTATTGCGTTACCTCCCACCCATCCTACCCAGTTTCTTTGAGCTATTTTACAGGGCTGAAATACCTGTCATATTGACATACTTTTCAGTTTGCTGaaaaatgtaatctgattacaaaaaatggtaactgtaatccgttatgtTACTAGCATAGTTGTAATCGGATTGCTTTGAAAAAATTGTTAACTacttggattacttttaaatgtCTTCTCAATTACATTTGAAGAAAGGCACAATTTTAAAGTTTTTTTCCACCTGAGTGAATCTGActaagtcagagaccactatgataaTGTTTTTGATGGATCCTTTCGGTCTTCCAATGCCTGTTAAGGGGAAGTAATAAAACATGTAATTAgaagtaatctgattacattacaGAGTTCGGTTAATCccaaagttacgttactgattacaattttggaccggtaactgattacatttagtaagtaacctacccaaccctggtcttATCGATAGCGCTAATCAATTTCTAAATTAGTGCATAGAGATTGGTGTTTTTCTACTCGGAACCAATGGGTTGCTCCACCTTATTAAGAGTTTCCTCGCATGTAAAGGTAATGGAATTATGAGTGCATTAAGTCAAGGTTGGAATACTGCGTATCTGTAAACACACCTCTGCCACACCTCAATTTCTATGATCTCCACCCCAAACGAATAGCTGGCTGGCACATGCTTTAcctcatgcttaagttcaaggtcagaataaaGTAAAATTTACACGAGGGTAACTCGGGTCTATTCCTTGTTAGAGGTTCCCCTTTGAAGTAAAACCTTTTGTTGATTAACTTTAGGCTGATAAGATACAATCCCCTGTCACCACCAATATCAATACACGCGCATGCACGTGTGCATATACACACATCAAACAGCCCCGAAGCCATTATATGCAAATGCAAATGCATTTGGGTGTATGGGTCCTCTGGGCCTGTGAAATGACATTCAAACATGAGTATTTCTGGATACAGGAATACACATGCTGAGACGTCAGTCATTGAATATTTCCTCTTTGGGTGCAGTTAGAATTACGAGATACCATAACCACTCACAGGGATGGCTAACACTTAAAGTTCAGTCTGTCTGTACAGATTCATGTAAAATGGCTTTTAGTTTCTTTGCACTTCACTTAGGGGCTGATTCAAATCTATGCCTTTTTTACGTGCGTTTTGATTTAAGCAATTGTCAGTAGTTAGTATTCAGACCTACCTTGTTCCTTTGTGCAACTGGATTTGCAGGTGTGGCTCCGTTGCACGCatttaatacatttaattaaactgctgaaggcccctcgcccgacgcctcgagtccaggatggctcgaacagcatacgccggggccccctcgatgtccagagggggcggaggaacctcccgcacctcagcttCCTGGAGTGGActagccaccaccggcctgaggagagacacatggaactaGAGATTaataataaacaagtaattggttgagtgaagccaggtgtgaaaagacaaagacagaacaaatggaaaatgaaaagtggatcggcggtggctagaaagctggtgacgtcgaccgccgaacgccgcccgatcaaggagagggaccgacttcgcggaagtcgtgacagacatGACCGGAAAGAAAGGTAAACAGAATGATCCAAAATTTAGACTACAAATtcaaggaaactaacactaaagtgacagtatGTGGCCAAACAGTacatggacaccccttcaaattagtggattcagttATTTCGGCCACAcccgtttctgacaggtgtataaaatcgagcacacagccatgcaatctccatagacaaacagtggcagtagaatggccttactgaaaagctcagtgactttaaacgtGGCACCGCCATAGGATGTCACcatttcaacaagtcagtttgtcaaatttctgccctgctagcactacctcggtcaactgtaagtgctggtattgtgaagtggaaatgtctaggagcaacaacggctcagccgctaagtggtaggccacacaagctcacagaaaggtaccgtcgagtgctgaagcatgtagcaAGTAAAAATC
Coding sequences within it:
- the LOC120044249 gene encoding neuropeptide FF receptor 1-like, which translates into the protein MEIASLNETAVNSTMDRANRTYIPYYLHSSGMSVIYILCYMVVLLLCVGGNVLVSLVVLRNRNMRSVTNLFILNLAISDLLIGVFCVPTTLIDSLISGWPFGQITCTMSNLVQGMSVSASVFTLVAIAVDRFTGIVYPFRHRMRPVAALVTILFIWVLAFAVICPSAATLTIIHLEDTYLVQDNQTYPVFVCFEKWPRPEMRRVYTMVIFVHVYLAPLGVISIMYGCIVAKLSVNLRQVRLAEVRRAHSQRRVKVINMLIMVAVLFMVSWLPLWTLMLLTDYRDLDTQQIDFLSSYLFPVAHWLAFFNSGINPIIYGFFNENFRRGFQAAVACRSCSQKTTTGVVNTHFNFPPPNRVFNENPESSGGRKGHCSKGTPKVVPHGTNGILLDDINRNAGLNRVIGAWVE